A part of Vicia villosa cultivar HV-30 ecotype Madison, WI unplaced genomic scaffold, Vvil1.0 ctg.000643F_1_1, whole genome shotgun sequence genomic DNA contains:
- the LOC131630061 gene encoding uncharacterized protein LOC131630061, protein MSTGKKTGPPKHQNKIAWKPNAGVKINETEVGGRFRPLSEITGVCPRCKEQIDWKRRYGKYKPLHEPAKCQRCSKRAVRQAYHNLCFACAKEHRVCAKCCCRVERIVGRDSSEVEADQKMLEEAIKNASERERRSLLRAMNNKGKSKSSKETLADTNDNKVGQLFPNSSLEDYAKKNGVVGKHDDGKICDSKQDNNDESEEEVNDDEDDNDSANEDGDEDDSHKDENIHDQMNAKKE, encoded by the exons ATGAGCACCGGCAAGAAAACTGGTCCCCCCAAACATCAGAACAAGATTGCTTGGAAACCTAACGCGGGTGTCAAGATCAATGAAACT GAAGTTGGAGGACGGTTTAGACCTTTATCTGAGATAACTGGAGTGTGCCCTCGCTGTAAGGAACAAATTGATTGGAAACGGCGTTATGGAAAATACAAGCCTCTTCATGAACCTGCTAAATG TCAAAGATGTTCAAAGCGCGCTGTTCGTCAAGCTTACCATAATTTATGTTTTG CTTGTGCTAAGGAGCATCGTGTTTGTGCAAAGTGTTGTTGCCGTGTGGAGCGTATAGTTGGAAG GGACTCTTCAGAAGTTGAGGCTGATCAAAAGATGCTTGAGGAG GCCATTAAGAACGCTAGCGAGAGAGAAAGGAGATCCCTATTGCGTGCT ATGAACAACAAAGGCAAATCTAAAAGTTCAAAAGAAACTCTGGCAGATACAAATGATAACAAAGTAGGACAATTGTTTCCAAATTCATCCCTGGAAGATTATGCCAAAAAGAATGGAGTTGTCGGGAAACATGATGATGGTAAAATATGTGATAGCAAACAAGATAATAATGATGAAAGTGAGGAGGAAGttaatgatgatgaagatgataatGATAGTGCGAATGAAGATGGTGACGAGGATGACAGTCACAAAGATGAGAACATTCATGATCAAATGAATGCCAAGAAGGAATGA
- the LOC131630083 gene encoding protein COBRA-like — MMFFSFLKSCPCILLFLLFTLFYTSTEAYDPLDPNGNITIKWDIISWAPDGYIAVVTMYNYQRYRHITPPGWSLGWKWAKKEVIWSMVGGQTTEQGDCLKFKEIIPHCCERTPTIIDLLPGAPYNQQIANCCKGGVLTSWTQDPTNSVASFRITVGRAGTTSKTVRLPHNFTLKAPGPGYTCGPTKIVKPTKFVSKDKRRVTQALMTWNVTCTYSQFQAQQIPTCCVSLSSFYNDTIVPCPACSCGCQGNTAQSGSCVDAPHLASVVHSPGKNIIAPLVRCTSHMCPIRVHWHIKLNYREYWRVKVTITNFNYRMNYSDWNLVVQHPNFDNLTQIFSFNHESIIPYGSINDTAMLWGIKYYNDFLMHAGPSGNVQSEILFGKDKSTFTFDKGWAFPRRIYFNGDICVMPPPDAYPWSPNDGSKQEVSFALMMALLVALVFCVYV; from the exons atgatgtTCTTCTCTTTCCTTAAATCTTGTCCATgcattcttctcttcctcttgttTACGCTCTTTTACACTTCAACAg AAGCTTATGATCCACTTGACCCAAATGGAAATATCACAATCAAATGGGATATTATTAGCTGGGCACCTGATGGTTATATT GCCGTTGTTACAATGTACAACTATCAACGGTATCGTCATATAACGCCGCCAGGATGGTCATTAGGATGGAAATGGGCAAAGAAAGAGGTAATATGGTCCATGGTGGGAGggcagacaactgaacaaggagATTGCTTAAAATTCAAGGAAATCATTCCACATTGTTGTGAAAGAACTCCAACAATCATTGATTTACTTCCCGGTGCGCCTTATAATCAACAAATCGCAAATTGCTGCAAAGGCGGTGTACTCACCTCATGGACACAAGATCCAACAAATTCGGTCGCATCGTTTCGAATCACCGTCGGTAGAGCTGGCACGACTAGCAAAACTGTCAGACTGCCACACAATTTCACGTTGAAAGCACCAGGACCGGGTTATACATGCGGCCCGACAAAAATTGTGAAACCGACTAAATTCGTATCGAAAGATAAAAGGAGAGTGACACAAGCACTTA TGACATGGAATGTGACATGCACATATTCACAATTTCAAGCTCAACAAATTCCAACTTGCTGTGTTTCCCTCTCGTCTTTCTATAACGATACTATAGTACCATGCCCGGCATGTTCGTGTGGCTGCCAAGGCAACACAGCCCAATCGGGAAGCTGTGTAGA CGCGCCACATTTAGCCTCGGTTGTTCACAGCCCTGGAAAGAATATCATTGCGCCTTTGGTTCGATGTACTAGTCATATGTGTCCGATCCGAGTTCACTGGCATATAAAGCTCAACTATAGGGAGTATTGGCGCGTAAAAGTTACTATAACTAATTTCAACTACAGGATGAATTACTCGGATTGGAACTTGGTTGTTCAACATCCAAACTTTGACAATCTGACTCAAATTTTCAGTTTCAATCACGAATCAATAATTCCCTACGGCTCGATAA ATGATACAGCAATGCTTTGGGGAATTAAATACTACAATGATTTCCTCATGCATGCTGGGCCTAGTGGCAATGTACAGTCAGAGATACTTTTTGGTAAGGATAAATCAACTTTTACGTTCGATAAAGGTTGGGCGTTTCCTCGAAGGATCTATTTCAATGGCGACATCTGCGTGATGCCACCGCCTGACGCTTATCCATGGTCACCTAATGACGGTTCCAAACAAGAGGTTTCTTTTGCTTTGATGATGGCGTTGTTAGTAGCATTAGTGTTTTGCGTGTATGTTTAA
- the LOC131630060 gene encoding uncharacterized protein LOC131630060 isoform X2: MAAPEISWNRLDVMKFYAGGAGLFSGITVLLYPISVVKTRMQVATKDTAERTASSVVKGLLKKDGIRGLYKGFATVITGTIPARMVFLTFLETIKEASFKMVKPFELSETSQAAIANGIAGMTSSIVSQAVYTPIDVISQKLMVQGYSGHAQYSGGLDVARKLIRSEGFRGLYRGFTLSVMTYSPSSAVWWATYGSSQRFLWRFLEDDVKSEEATPSMPKIILVQAGGGVIAGATASCITTPLDTIKTRLQVVGHGKKISIKQVVKELISEDGWKGVYRGFCPRLFSTSAWGTSMVLAYEYLKRLCVKDKEAAGQ; the protein is encoded by the exons aTGGCTGCTCCTGAGATTAGCTGGAATAG GCTAGATGTAATGAAATTCTATGCAGGGGGAGCTGGACTATTTTCTGGTATTACTGTGTTACTCTACCCTATCTCTGTTGTGAAGACTAGGATGCAGGTTGCTACAAAGGATACTGCAGAGAGAACTGCATCTTCTGTTGTCAAAGGATTGCTTAAGAAAGACGGCATCCGTGGTTTGTATAAAGGGTTTGCGACGGTCATTACTGGAACAATACCTGCCCGAATGGTATTTCTCACTTTCTTAGAGACCATTAAGGAAGCTTCCTTCAAGATGGTTAAACCATTTGAACTATCTGAAACTAGTCAGGCTGCCATAGCGAATGGCATTGCAGGCATGACATCGTCGATTGTGTCACAAGCTGTGTATACTCCAATTGATGTG ATTAGCCAAAAGTTGATGGTGCAAGGGTACTCGGGCCATGCCCAGTATAGCGGTGGTTTGGATGTTGCTCGGAAGTTAATAAGGTCCGAGGGCTTCAGGGGACTATACAGAGGGTTTACTCTATCTGTTATGACTTATTCACCATCTAGCGCTGTATGGTGGGCAACTTACGGCTCAAGTCAACGCTTCTTATGGAG ATTCTTGGAAGATGATGTCAAATCTGAGGAAGCTACTCCTAGTATGCCAAAGATTATTTTAGTTCAGGCAGGAGGGGGTGTCATTGCTGGTGCTACTGCATCGTGCATTACAACTCCGCTGGATACAATCAAGACACGGCTACAG GTGGTAGGACATGGAAAGAAAATCTCTATTAAACAAGTTGTTAAGGAATTGATCAGCGAGGATGGTTGGAAAGGTGTATATAGAGGATTTTGTCCAAGGTTGTTCAGCACATCAGCATGGGGAACTTCAATGGTATTGGCTTATGAATATCTGA AGCGCCTATGCGTAAAAGATAAAGAAGCAGCTGGTCAGTAA
- the LOC131630060 gene encoding uncharacterized protein LOC131630060 isoform X1, protein MAAPEISWNRLDVMKFYAGGAGLFSGITVLLYPISVVKTRMQVATKDTAERTASSVVKGLLKKDGIRGLYKGFATVITGTIPARMVFLTFLETIKEASFKMVKPFELSETSQAAIANGIAGMTSSIVSQAVYTPIDVISQKLMVQGYSGHAQYSGGLDVARKLIRSEGFRGLYRGFTLSVMTYSPSSAVWWATYGSSQRFLWRFLEDDVKSEEATPSMPKIILVQAGGGVIAGATASCITTPLDTIKTRLQVVGHGKKISIKQVVKELISEDGWKGVYRGFCPRLFSTSAWGTSMVLAYEYLSKNSCSLIRYCLCS, encoded by the exons aTGGCTGCTCCTGAGATTAGCTGGAATAG GCTAGATGTAATGAAATTCTATGCAGGGGGAGCTGGACTATTTTCTGGTATTACTGTGTTACTCTACCCTATCTCTGTTGTGAAGACTAGGATGCAGGTTGCTACAAAGGATACTGCAGAGAGAACTGCATCTTCTGTTGTCAAAGGATTGCTTAAGAAAGACGGCATCCGTGGTTTGTATAAAGGGTTTGCGACGGTCATTACTGGAACAATACCTGCCCGAATGGTATTTCTCACTTTCTTAGAGACCATTAAGGAAGCTTCCTTCAAGATGGTTAAACCATTTGAACTATCTGAAACTAGTCAGGCTGCCATAGCGAATGGCATTGCAGGCATGACATCGTCGATTGTGTCACAAGCTGTGTATACTCCAATTGATGTG ATTAGCCAAAAGTTGATGGTGCAAGGGTACTCGGGCCATGCCCAGTATAGCGGTGGTTTGGATGTTGCTCGGAAGTTAATAAGGTCCGAGGGCTTCAGGGGACTATACAGAGGGTTTACTCTATCTGTTATGACTTATTCACCATCTAGCGCTGTATGGTGGGCAACTTACGGCTCAAGTCAACGCTTCTTATGGAG ATTCTTGGAAGATGATGTCAAATCTGAGGAAGCTACTCCTAGTATGCCAAAGATTATTTTAGTTCAGGCAGGAGGGGGTGTCATTGCTGGTGCTACTGCATCGTGCATTACAACTCCGCTGGATACAATCAAGACACGGCTACAG GTGGTAGGACATGGAAAGAAAATCTCTATTAAACAAGTTGTTAAGGAATTGATCAGCGAGGATGGTTGGAAAGGTGTATATAGAGGATTTTGTCCAAGGTTGTTCAGCACATCAGCATGGGGAACTTCAATGGTATTGGCTTATGAATATCTGAGTAAGAACTCTTGTTCTCTGATTAGATACTGTCTGTGTTCATAA